In Bacillus anthracis str. Vollum, a genomic segment contains:
- the repX gene encoding plasmid replication protein RepX produces the protein MAGNFSEIESQGNISLKFGFLGLGMGGCAIAAECANKETQIKNNKYPYRAILVNTNSQDFNKIEIKNAGNVRKIQLEGYEQGAARNPQVGEEAFVKHETKIFETVKQEFEDRDFIWITCGLGGGTGTGALLKAIEMLYEHDYNFGLLLTLPRDAEALKVLENATSRIRSIAMNQEAFGSIVLIDNAKLYRKFEEENPSALANEYTSYSNKYIADALHEINLVTSSFTPFSDTHFDASEFAQVINTPGVLSLAKLELKSNQLDTENPLGYLTQLGNALEKGVLYDTEREELESAKKSALSIVTSPLRASRLYNFSFLNQMENFLKDRTPYVDERPIAPYVNKHTAKKEEDIVKFYSVVAGLPLPKRVSDIIDEITRIKEEREQANSKKSNAVLNKLFAFDDSVQEEKPKKKKLNFGAEPEAEVADDSQPTKKKLSF, from the coding sequence ATGGCAGGCAATTTTTCTGAAATCGAAAGCCAAGGAAATATTAGTTTGAAATTTGGATTCTTAGGACTAGGTATGGGTGGATGCGCAATCGCAGCAGAGTGTGCAAATAAAGAAACTCAAATTAAAAATAACAAATATCCATATCGTGCGATTCTTGTTAATACAAATAGTCAAGATTTTAACAAGATTGAGATTAAAAACGCGGGAAATGTACGTAAAATACAGTTAGAAGGATATGAGCAGGGTGCAGCTCGTAATCCACAGGTTGGTGAGGAAGCATTTGTAAAGCATGAAACCAAGATTTTCGAAACGGTTAAGCAGGAATTTGAAGATCGTGATTTCATTTGGATTACTTGTGGTCTTGGTGGAGGAACAGGAACTGGAGCTCTATTAAAGGCAATTGAAATGCTATATGAACATGATTACAATTTTGGATTATTGCTGACTTTACCACGTGATGCAGAGGCTTTAAAAGTATTAGAAAACGCAACTTCACGCATTCGTAGTATTGCTATGAACCAAGAAGCTTTTGGTTCTATTGTATTAATAGATAACGCTAAACTATATAGAAAATTTGAAGAGGAAAATCCAAGTGCTTTAGCAAACGAATATACTAGCTATAGTAACAAATATATTGCTGATGCATTACATGAGATTAATCTAGTTACTTCATCATTTACACCGTTTTCAGATACACATTTTGATGCGAGTGAATTTGCTCAAGTAATTAATACACCAGGCGTTTTATCATTAGCAAAACTAGAACTAAAATCAAATCAATTAGACACTGAAAACCCACTAGGTTACTTGACTCAATTAGGGAACGCACTAGAAAAAGGTGTTTTATATGATACAGAAAGAGAAGAGCTAGAAAGTGCTAAAAAGAGCGCACTTTCTATCGTTACATCACCGCTACGAGCGAGTCGATTATATAACTTCTCTTTCCTTAACCAAATGGAAAACTTCTTAAAAGATAGAACTCCATATGTAGATGAACGTCCTATAGCTCCATATGTTAATAAACATACAGCGAAAAAAGAAGAGGATATAGTAAAATTCTATTCAGTTGTTGCGGGACTACCATTGCCAAAACGTGTGAGTGATATTATTGATGAGATTACGAGAATTAAAGAAGAACGTGAGCAAGCTAATTCTAAGAAATCAAATGCTGTTTTAAATAAGCTTTTTGCATTCGATGATTCAGTACAAGAAGAAAAGCCTAAAAAGAAAAAATTAAATTTTGGTGCTGAACCTGAAGCAGAAGTTGCTGACGATTCACAACCAACAAAGAAGAAATTATCATTCTAA